The following DNA comes from Lynx canadensis isolate LIC74 chromosome C2, mLynCan4.pri.v2, whole genome shotgun sequence.
aaaaaaaattacagaaaataaaacaaaaagaaccctTGAGAAAGAAGTGAATTAACTACTGCCCCTGTCTCCCAGCTGGTTGTTTAGCTTCTTTCGTGGCACTGTCTCATGTCCCTCAAACGTCTCATCCAGTGCAAGGCACAGAGGAGGCACTGAGTAAATTACACGGTGGTCGATTGGTTCACTTGTTCTTTTAGAGAGACAAGATAGACAATTCTGAGTAGGACTCATACTGAGAAAAGATACAGCCTCTGACAGGAGGGAAATATCCCTTGGACTAAAACCCTACTGGTCCCCCCTGATTCCCTCTCGCTGGGGCTGTAACACAGCAGAACCCCTCACCCACATTCCATGGCAAAATATCTGCACAAATACAGAGGAAATTATGCAAGTAAATACGGTATGTAATTGTTATCAATGACATTTCTTTAAGCCATATTGATAAATCTTTAAACAATATGAGCAAATGACTTTCATTAGCTATGATCTTTCATACTGAAATATTCTGAATGATCTGAATAAGCAGGTTATGGAAGCATATAACAATACAACAGCTAATATGATTCCAGTGGGTACAACACAAGTGTCAGTACTTGATACATAAATCTATCCCATCATTTTCAATTATAGGCTGCTGTGCAGAGCATTAAACATGcatcttagtttttatttgtacaCGATGGTTCaaattttcactgaaatataaCTTTCCAACTATATAAATGTTTTGAAGcaattacatttttcatttggattttttcggtgcatcattttcttttcttctattaaatctctctttcttttcttttttacatgggATACAATAAATATCCTGAAAAGGAGGAATGGACGTACTGCCCAGCATACAGTCCTGCGGCCTGTTCTGAGGGCATCTGGAGGAACACTCGGTCTCCGGGCCTGAGCAGCAGCACCGCACTTCCAGATGCCTGGTCCAGAAAGCCCTTTTTGTACTCATCATACGTGTACATCATGGGCTCATTGTTCTTGAACAGAGCAACCCACACGTTGCCCCCCTTGCAGTGAACATGGTATGCAAAGTAGTAGACCCCAGGGACCTCGCAGGTGAAGATGCCCGTCTGTGGGTTGTAGTTCTGTCTGCCATTATAGAGCAGTTTGTCAAACTTCACCGGGGCCCCCACAGGTGGGAAGGGTGCAGTCAGCTCAGCTGTAAAGGCAGGCATCTCGTAGGCTGGCCCTCCATTCTTGCCTTTCTTAGCCCCATAGGCATGGGGGGGTTTCACTCCATCAATTCCCAGCCCCATGTCTGGCAGATACTCTCCATGGGGTGGTGGTGTAGGGGGCATCACAGCTGGGGGACCTGGGGGTCCTGGAGGGCCTGGGGGCCCTGGAAGGCCCGGCTGCCCTTGAGGACCAAGGGCACCAGGCTTCCCTGGGGGGCCATGAAGTCCTGCTACTCCAGGCTTCCCTACTCCAGGGAACCCAGGGGGCCCTGGGATGCCCGGTTCCCCTTTGGGGCCTGGCATTCCAGGTGGTCCAATGGGCCCACTGGGGCCCGCAATCCCTGGGATGCCTGGAGGACCCTGTAAACCCTGATCCCCTGGGATTCCTGGCTCTCCCTTTGGTCCAAGCAGTCCGGGAGCACCAGGGAGCCCCGGTAAACCTTTGAGCCCAGCTTCCCCCTTGGGCCCTATGGGACCTGGCAAACCCCTCATGCCAGGGGGCCCTACTTCACCAAGAAAACCTGGCTTTCCTGGGAAGCCTTGAAGCCCTGGCTCACCCTTGGGACCTGGTGGCCCCTGTGGCCCTACAACCCCACCTTCTCCTTTGGGTCCGGGAAAACCAATAGCACCTGGAGGGCCCATAGGACCTGGGATTCCAGGCAGGCCTGGCTCTCCTGGGGGACCCCCCATTCCTGGGGCTCCTACTGGTCCTTTCTCCCCTCTTGgtcccagagccccaggcagaCCCCCTATGCCCTTGTCACCTTTGGGTCCTGGGAAGCCAGGTTTCCCAATCCCTGGAATGCCTGGGGGTCCTGGCAGCCCTGGCAGTCCTTGTTCCCCTTTCCCGCCTGGAAATCCTGGCTGGCCAGGGATCCCATCCTGGCCTGGTTTCCCAACTCCAGGCATCCCAGGAGGCCCTTGAACTCCTGGGACTCCAATAGGGCCTTGTGGACCAGGTTCGCCTGGAGGACCTGGCTTTCCCAGGGGGCCCTGGGGCCCAGGGAAGCCTGTAACTCCTGGTTTGCCGACTCCTGGAAGTCCAACAGGGCCAGGAGGGCCATGCATCCCTGGAGGACCCTTCAGGCCTGGCAGACCTGGCATCCCGAAGCCCTTCTCTCCTTTAGGACCCTGAAGGCCTGGAGGTCCTGGTGGTCCTTTGGGTCCTCGCTCACCCTTTGCACCTGGTTGCCCTGGTAACCCTGGCCCACCTGGTTTTCCAATGCCAGGAAGTCCATGGGGCCCTGGAGGTCCTTGTGGTCCTGGGATCCCCATCGGCCCAATCTCCCCTTTGGGTCCAATTTCACCTTTTGCTCCGGGCATTCCCATGGCTCCTGGCTTTCCTGGCATTCCGGGCATACCTGGTTTTCCAATTCCTGGATATCCTTGTGGCCCTGGCTTTCCTTTGGTTCCAGGTATCCCATGACCTGGTAAGCCAGGGGGCCCAGGTGGTCCTCTTGGGCCAGGCTCTCCACGCGGACCTTGCTCCCCTCGTAAACTTGCTAATGGTATTTCTATTGGGGGAGAGGGAATGGGAGTGGGggcaaggagggaaaaaaaaaagagaaagaaaaattgatatttattattCCTTACTTAAGGAAGTCATGACgatcattatttaattttgacacCTTAGCCTATTACTTACTGAAAGGAGAGACTAGGAATAATGTGCTCATCTTCCGGGACTGTGTTATCCGTACTTAAAGGACAATCAGGCTGATAACTGTTTTGTCATGTTTGAAATACTATTGAGAACTGATATCTGTAGCTGCTTTTATCAGCATTGGTTATataaaaaagctaaaaagtaATGAGGAAACATTTTTCCAAGTACAAAACTCCAAAGTTTTGAGATGGTGTGTTTGCTATGAAGATTTTGGAAAATTCAAAGAAGGgtgaagaaaaatcaaagttGCCTATAAGCCCACTACTCAAGAGATAATCACTtgacatttatatgtattttcatctCATGTATTctaggtgtgtgtatgtgttgaaCAGTGTTggcgtttttattttttttattatttattctacctaatgtatttttccatgtccttgattttttaatacattttatatattaaatatatattaatatatttatatttatatacttatttatatataattatatatatttatatgtatttaatatatatttaaatatatattttatgctaaataatatttcctattaaataatatttttggctaaataatattttaatgtatcttatatattaaatacatattttgtggctaaataatatttcctCTTGTGCTGAAAAGCAGTAGATGTGTTTAATGAAAGTAATTATCTTGTGGATTCAGGGAAGAatagaagcattttatcttgtaTGTGGTTTAATAACATCTTCCACGTCTGTCTCTAGAGCCAAATACATTTGCTTAATTCCTTTAATGTGCTATAGGATTTCCTGAGCCTCAAATATGAATTCTTTAATAAATTATTCCTCATTTGCAAATTAGGTTTCAAACAGGAGAAGTAAGGTACTTTAGGCTGACAAGCAGTGTGGAGAAGGAATTGAGCTGGGATTAGGGGCAGGAAGCTCTTCTTGGACTTGAAATGAGATCTGGACTGGGCCATTTAAGCCTTCACTGTCTCTGCTTGCCTCTCTGCAGCAAGGATAATATAGCCACACTACAACATTAGATAATAGATAATGAAAGATGTTATGCTTTCTCAGATTGTTATCAAAATACAAAGCACACGTTTGTTGGGATgattatgctgtgcctttcacgGCAATACAACTCTGGATCTTCTATGCTActgaaatgaaacacaaagaaatgaaatttatggcctcaaagttttattttaacaaatagcCATATCTTAATCCTGACCATTATATTTTTCACTGAGCTACTGTCAGGGAACAAAATAGAACCATAGAACTTATATTCTTAGCGAATTCCCCAATTGCAATCTGGTACCCATCAGAATAAGAACAGGAAGTGCCACAAGCCAGGCAGGCCActcaagaaaggaaggaaaacaatccTGATAATCCCTTAAGTGGGCTGTCAGCtcctaaagagaagaaaattgggAATGCTTCTTTTACGCTAAGTAGATATTCTAGTGCTATTAAGACATATTATTTCTAAGCAGTGTGTAGCTACTATATCAAGAACTTCTGGGACAGGGTCATGTCTTACTCATCAGGAATCCTTGatgtctagcacagtgcctgaacaTACTCTTCTTATCTAGAGTTTCTTGAATGACCAACTGTAGCAAGTCAGAAGTTTCTATGTTGTTTTAGTATTTACTTAGCATTTTACTTACCTTATGCCACTGATTTTTCTCAACAAATCttaactttacagatgaagaaaagtagtttcagagaggttttttttttcattgaggtatagttgacgtacaatattatattattttcaggtctCTCACTTCTGGCCTCTAGGCCTCTTAGCACCAAATCCAGTCGTACCCCAGAAGTAGAGCTTCCTGCTTTTGCAGGGACCAGTAGAAATGGCCTCCACTTTCTCAAAGGGAATTGCTATGCCGATGCAGTTCCTTTCCTATAAATGCTAGGTTTCCTCAGAATCCAGATAAAACAACTGAGGTTTTAAGAAAGTGTCTCTCACAGTGCTAAGCATGTTGTAGGTGCTGAATAACTAATGAATATGGCTGGAAAGCAATGGGAAAAATGTTCATCTGTCATGCAGTCCTTACCTTTTATAGTCTCCTTTTGTCAGTTTATTAACAGGTGTAGTAGCTTAATTCAAGCACTCTTAAAAACAGTGACATTTATCCAGCTCCTAGATCacaaaatgctttcaaatatatatatttttaacacagtAGGTCCTTACAACATTGGTGTCCCAATTCAGAAGACTGACTTAtcaccttttttcccccattgctTTAATCCCCCCAGCATCTGGCCAAGAGtctgacacaaaaatagatgcTCATGAAATAGTTGCCAAATGTTTGAATAGATAATGAGTAAGAgaataaattatttgttattaaatatgttttgtgCCATTTAATGCTATTAAAGCACAACAGAAAACtaattttgtctgtatttttagGTCTTGAACTTTTTGAGGATAGAGTTTAGAACACAGTGAACACTTAATGAATACCAGTAATACattcaagaataaaaatttataaaatgtagctTTTCCCCTGATCTCATAGTTGAGGATTTTGGAAAGCTGCCATTTCATAACAGCACAGGAATGTGATGTTACCTTTGCCTTTCTTAGGTGCTGCTTCCTTGCCCATTCTTGGCACTGGCTGAATTTCCTTCATATATTGGGGTAGATGTGGATATTCTTTGCCATACTGCATGTGGGGCAGCTCCTTGCCCATGGTAAGGCCATCTTTGCCCAAAGGCATGTGAGGTACTTGCTGGCCCAGAGGCTGGTATTGTGGAATTTGTGGTGGGATCTGAGGAGGAATTTGTGGTGGCAGCGGCTTGATCCCATAGTAAGCACCAGCCTGAATGAGCCTGATGGAGCCCAGGGAAATGGTAAGCAGCACTCCCAGCAGCTGCAGAGGGCCAGGTGGCACAGCCATCAcctgtggaaggaaggaatgcaCCAACATGGTGAAAGCCTTACAGGCCAATAGACACGTCTAtttagagaaagaagggggagaagaaggaaacagTCTTTATCAGCAGAACATCACCAGTGgaagataaatgaaaaggaagaagatgaTGCCTTTtcaggagaaaacaagcaaaaaacagaaaagagtagGAACTGTCAAATGAAGGCAATTGGTGGGATTATAAGCTATGGGAAATATCAATTCTGCCTTCTTCCATGGCATTGGAACCCTTGATTTTTAGCTGGAAGGAAACAGCccagaataaaaacatttcagcCAAGTGTGGCCATGTGACAAATGGATGTGGTTGTAATGGGTACAAGTTCCAAGAAGGACCCTGAAAGAGAGTGGCcctgttcctcttcctccttcctgctggctGAAATGTGGATACATTTGCCTGGAAGCAGAGCAGATATCTGGGACCAGAAGTGAAATCCGTGCACTGAGCATGGTGGAGCAACAAGATAGAACAGACCTCAGCCTTGGCTGAACAGGAAGGTCCCATATTAATCCTTAAATTTAGAATTTGTTTACACAAGGAAGAGCTAAAGGTTTATCCTCTTCTTTAAATCATTATTCTTTTGAGTATCACATTAGCACTAAACTTAATCCTAATGGATTGAGTAGGTTGTCCAAAAGGAGGCAAACTTGGTGGCCAGTCAGGCTTTGTTAGTATGTGCCAAAATTCCATTCTAAGTGGAAATGGTAAGTAATTGATAGGCTTTATGCCAGGGACTGAGATTTTTCATCTGCCCTTTAGCTGCTTTGGTGTGgtcacaaataaatgtaaaagttgaAGAGCAAGCAGACAACAACAATGCAAACCACAGAAGTCTTCTGAATTGGAAAGAAAGTACAATATGACAGTCCCAAAATGCCATTGTAATATTTAAATACCGTAAAGTCATTAGCTTAGAATCTGCTCATTTGGACCGGGAGTCCATTGAAGTTTATCTTGTACTATTATGAAGGAAAGGCGTTTACAAAGCAAATTAGTTGCATAAAATAGGGTTGTGTAACTACTCACATGAATAAACTGTACAAGCCCTTAAACTGTACAAGCCCTTTAATAGTACCCTTTGCAATTTGACATTTAACAGAATAAATGCAAATGGGGCTTATAGGTTTATAAAAACCAACTCAAAAAGACCTCTGGAAATGCCCAGGGCTGAAGACCCAGAAGCCCAGGGAACTGCAGGGCTCACAAAAGCCCACTAGAGGACAACTGTGGTACACACTGAAGTCTGTTCTCCCTGGTACTGACAGGACATAATAAGGTGCTCCCCACACGTTATTAAAGGACTTGAAAATCTGAATCCTAAGTGGAGTGTCCTCATTATGCTGGGGAAAGAAGTGGCAAGGTTCTCACAATTTTTAATGTCAGAATATTCTGAAGAACTTTGAATAAACTATctctaaataatttaatttccaaTCTCCTgtgagtttgttttctttgcttctgccttAATTCTGGATCACAGTTTTCCACTTAGAAAATATGTGTTGACTTTGCGACATCCTATTCAAGAGGGATGCCAAGAGTGTGAACAGGCTACAGGAGAATTGGTTAATAAAAAGCacctaagaaaatatttaatggaatCTCTACCACAAAATTCactgctttataatttttctaaatatactaACCATATTTTCCCCAAAACATCTGTcagtaaaatgatttttaaaactttctccattTCATAAATCAGAATAGTCTCAAGAACTATTTGATTCAAGTGTATTCTACATGGTACATGTGCTggtaaatgggagaagatagaatgctgttattttctgtctttctaagAAGGATTATTATAAACCATTTGGAAAGAGCCACAAAATTGGTATTGATTTATACTCAGtagtccattttatttatttttttgaaaagtttattttgagagagagcacgcatgaacaggggagtggcagagagggagagagaatctcagctcagagcctgatgtgggatcaaacacactgtgagatcattacctgagccaaaatcaggagttgggacacttaactgagccacccatgtgcccctatggTCCATTTTTATCTTAGATGGGAAAAGAACATCTGTTGTAAGTACTCAATGATAATTTATTGACTACTCATCAAACACAATGCTAGACCCAGCTAGggattataaagataaatataatatgGTCAATGGGCCCTGCCCCCACAGAGCTTATACTTTTTTTAGTAGGGATTGACAGCAGAAAAAAGTGAATTTCCCATCCTCTTCTGTTCTCCAGTATCTTTAATCCTTTCCCCTTGAAGCAACa
Coding sequences within:
- the COL8A1 gene encoding collagen alpha-1(VIII) chain, yielding MAVPPGPLQLLGVLLTISLGSIRLIQAGAYYGIKPLPPQIPPQIPPQIPQYQPLGQQVPHMPLGKDGLTMGKELPHMQYGKEYPHLPQYMKEIQPVPRMGKEAAPKKGKEIPLASLRGEQGPRGEPGPRGPPGPPGLPGHGIPGTKGKPGPQGYPGIGKPGMPGMPGKPGAMGMPGAKGEIGPKGEIGPMGIPGPQGPPGPHGLPGIGKPGGPGLPGQPGAKGERGPKGPPGPPGLQGPKGEKGFGMPGLPGLKGPPGMHGPPGPVGLPGVGKPGVTGFPGPQGPLGKPGPPGEPGPQGPIGVPGVQGPPGMPGVGKPGQDGIPGQPGFPGGKGEQGLPGLPGPPGIPGIGKPGFPGPKGDKGIGGLPGALGPRGEKGPVGAPGMGGPPGEPGLPGIPGPMGPPGAIGFPGPKGEGGVVGPQGPPGPKGEPGLQGFPGKPGFLGEVGPPGMRGLPGPIGPKGEAGLKGLPGLPGAPGLLGPKGEPGIPGDQGLQGPPGIPGIAGPSGPIGPPGMPGPKGEPGIPGPPGFPGVGKPGVAGLHGPPGKPGALGPQGQPGLPGPPGPPGPPGPPAVMPPTPPPHGEYLPDMGLGIDGVKPPHAYGAKKGKNGGPAYEMPAFTAELTAPFPPVGAPVKFDKLLYNGRQNYNPQTGIFTCEVPGVYYFAYHVHCKGGNVWVALFKNNEPMMYTYDEYKKGFLDQASGSAVLLLRPGDRVFLQMPSEQAAGLYAGQYVHSSFSGYLLYPM